A genomic stretch from Falco naumanni isolate bFalNau1 chromosome 6, bFalNau1.pat, whole genome shotgun sequence includes:
- the LOC121090320 gene encoding retinol dehydrogenase 14-like has protein sequence MAAAAAALALGGGVLLAAWRWLRAAGRAAAGAGASMRGKTVIITGANSGLGRAAAAELLRMQARVIMGCRDRARAERAAREIRAELGEGAEAEGGGELVVRELDLASLRSVRAFCHRVLQEEPRLDVLINNAGVFQCPYMKTEDGFEMQFGVNHLGHFLLTNLLLGLLKNSAPSRIVVVSSKLYKYGEINFEDLNSEISYNKSFCYSRSKLANILFARELARRLEGTGVTVNSLHPGIVRTNLGRYVNIPLLAKPLFNLVSWAFFKTPLEGAQTTIFLASSHDVEGVSGKYFGDCKEEELLPKATDDLVARKLWDISEVMVGLLK, from the exons AtggccgcggcggcggcggcgctggcgcTGGGTGgtggggtgctgctggctgcctggcgCTGGCTGcgggccgcgggccgggccgcggccggggccggggcctcCATGCGGGGCAAGACGGTGATCATCACGGGAGCCAACAGCGGGCtgggccgggcggcggcggccgagCTGCTGCGGATGCAGGCCCGCGTCATCATGGGCTGCCGCGACCGGGCGCGGGCCGAGCGGGCGGCCCGGGAGATCCGGGCCGAGCTGGGTGAGGGGGCGGAGGCCGAGGGCGGAGGCGAGCTGGTGGTCCGGGAGCTGGACCTGGCCTCGCTGCGCTCCGTCCGCGCCTTCTGCCACCGCGTCCTCCAG GAAGAGCCAAGGCTGGATGTTCTGATAAATAATGCAGGGGTATTCCAGTGTCCGTACATGAAGACAGAGGATGGTTTTGAGATGCAATTTGGTGTTAACCACTTGGGTCACTTCTTGCTTACCAACCTTCTTCTGGGTCTCCTCAAAAATTCCGCTCCGAGCAGGATTGTTGTAGTATCCTCAAAGCTTTACAAATATGGAGAGATCAACTTTGAAGACTTGAACAGTGAAATAAGTTACAATAAAAGCTTTTGTTATAGTCGGAGTAAACTGGCTAACATATTATTTGCAAGGGAGCTAGCCCGTCGGTTAGAAGGGACAGGAGTCACCGTCAATTCACTTCATCCTGGGATTGTCAGAACAAATCTAGGCAGATACGTGAATATTCCTTTGCTGGCAAAACCCCTATTCAACTTGGTGTCATGGGCTTTCTTCAAAACACCTCTGGAAGGAGCCCAGACTACTATATTTTTGGCCTCTTCTCATGATGTTGAAGGTGtgtcaggaaaatattttggggaCTGCAAAGAGGAAGAGCTCCTGCCCAAAGCCACGGATGACTTGGTTGCAAGAAAATTGTGGGATATCAGTGAAGTGATGGTTGGCTTATTGAAATAA